In Lemur catta isolate mLemCat1 chromosome 1, mLemCat1.pri, whole genome shotgun sequence, one DNA window encodes the following:
- the BRD4 gene encoding bromodomain-containing protein 4 isoform X2: MSAESGPGTRLRNLPVMGDGLETSQMSTTQAQAQPQPANTASTNPPPPETSNPNKPKRQTNQLQYLLRVVLKTLWKHQFAWPFQQPVDAVKLNLPDYYKIIKTPMDMGTIKKRLENNYYWNAQECIQDFNTMFTNCYIYNKPGDDIVLMAEALEKLFLQKINELPTEETEIMIVQAKGRGRGRKEAGTAKPGVSTVPNTTQASTPPQTQTPQQNPPPVQATPHPFSAVTPDLIVQTPVMTVVPPQPLQTPPPVPPQPPPPPTPAPQPVQSHPPIIAATPQPVKTKKGVKRKADTTTPTTIDPIHEPPSLPPEPKTTKVGPRRESSRPVKPPKKDVPDSQQHPAPEKSSKVSEQLKCCSGILKEMFAKKHAAYAWPFYKPVDVEALGLHDYCDIIKHPMDMSTIKSKLEAREYRDAQEFGADVRLMFSNCYKYNPPDHEVVAMARKLQDVFEMRFAKMPDEPEEPVVAVSSPAVPPPTKVVAPPSSSDSSSDSSSDSDSSTDDSEEERAQRLAELQEQLKAVHEQLAALSQPQQNKPKKKEKDKKEKKKEKHKKKEEVEENKKSKAKELPPKKTKKNNSNNSNVSKKEPAPMKNKPPPAYESEEEDKCKPMSYEEKRQLSLDINKLPGEKLGRVVHIIQSREPSLKNSNPDEIEIDFETLKPSTLRELERYVTSCLRKKRKPQAEKVDVIAGSSKMKGFSSSESESSSESSSSDSEDSETGPA; this comes from the exons ATGTCTGCGGAGAGTGGCCCTGGGACGAGATTGAGAAATCTGCCAGTAATGGGGGATGGACTAGAAACTTCCCAAATGTCTACAACACAGGCCCAGGCCCAACCCCAGCCAGCTAACACAGCCAGCACCAACCCTCCGCCCCCGGAGACCTCCAACCCCAACAAGCCCAAGAGGCAGACCAACCAACTGCAATATCTTCTCAGAGTGGTGCTCAAGACACTATGGAAACACCAGTTTGCGTGGCCTTTCCAGCAGCCTGTGGACGCCGTCAAGCTAAACCTCCCT GATTACTATAAGATCATTAAAACACCTATGGATATGGGAACAATAAAGAAGCGCTTGGAAAACAACTATTACTGGAATGCTCAGGAATGTATCCAGGACTTCAACACTATGTTTACAAATTGTTACATTTATAACAAG CCTGGAGATGACATAGTCTTAATGGCAGAAGCTCTGGAGAAGCTCTTCTTGCAAAAAATCAACGAACTACCCACAGAAGAAACCGAGATCATGATAGTCCAGGCAAAAGGAAGAGGACGTGGGAGGAAAGAAGCAG GGACGGCAAAACCTGGAGTCTCCACGGTACCAAACACCACTCAAGCATCAACTCCTCCACAGACCCAGACCCCTCAACAGAATCCTCCACCTGTGCAGGCCACACCTCACCCCTTCTCTGCTGTCACCCCAGACCTCATCGTCCAGACCCCTGTCATGACAGTGGTGCCTCCCCAGCCACTGCAGACACCCCCACCGGTTCCCCCccagccaccacccccacccactcCAGCCCCCCAGCCCGTGCAGAGCCACCCGCCCATCATCGCGGCCACCCCACAGCCTGTGAAG ACAAAGAAGGGGGTGAAGAGGAAAGCAgacaccaccacccccaccaccatcgACCCCATTCATGAGCCGCCCTCACTGCCCCCGGAGCCCAAGACCACCAAAGTGGGCCCCCGACGGGAGAGCAGCCGGCCTGTGAAACCCCCAAAGAAGGACGTGCCCGACTCTCAGCAGCACCCAGCACCAGAGAAGAGTAGCAAGGTCTCAGAGCAGCTCAAGTGCTGCAGCGGCATCCTCAAGGAGATGTTTGCCAAGAAGCATGCCGCCTATGCCTGGCCCTTCTACAAGCCTGTGGACGTAGAGGCGCTGGGCCTGCATGACTACTGTGACATCATCAAGCACCCCATGGACATGAGCACAATCAAG TCTAAACTGGAGGCCCGTGAGTACCGCGATGCTCAGGAATTTGGTGCTGATGTCCGATTGATGTTCTCCAACTGCTATAAGTACAACCCTCCCGACCATGAGGTGGTGGCCATGGCCCGCAAGCTCCAG GATGTTTTCGAAATGCGTTTTGCCAAGATGCCTGACGAGCCTGAGGAGCCAGTAGTGGCTGTGTCCTCCCCGGCAGTGCCCCCTCCCACCAAGGTTGTGGCCCCACCCTCATCCAGCGACAGCAGCAGCGATAGCTCCTCGGACAGCGACAGTTCCACAGACGACTCCGAGGAGGAGCGAGCCCAGCGGCTGGCTGAGCTCCAGGAGCAG CTCAAAGCCGTGCACGAGCAGCTCGCAGCCCTCTCGCAGCCCCAGCAGaacaaaccaaagaaaaaggagaaagacaagaaggaaaagaaaaaagaaaagcacaaaaagaaagaggaagtagaagagaataagaaaagcaaagccaAGGAACTTCCTcccaaaaagacaaagaaaaataacagcaacaacagcaatgTGAG CAAGAAGGAGCCAGCACCTATGAAGAACAAGCCCCCTCCTGCATACGAATCGGAGGAGGAGGACAAGTGCAAGCCCATGTCGTACGAGGAGAAGCGGCAGCTCAGCCTGGACATCAACAAGCTCCCTGGCGAGAAGCTGGGCCGCGTAGTGCACATCATCCAGTCTCGGGAGCCCTCACTCAAGAACTCCAACCCTGACGAGATCGAGATCGATTTTGAGACCCTGAAGCCATCCACGCTGCGGGAGCTGGAGCGCTATGTCACCTCTTGTTTGCGGAAGAAAAGGAAACCTCAAG CTGAGAAAGTTGATGTGATTGCTGGCTCCTCTAAGATGAAGGGCTTCTCGTCCTCGGAGTCGGAGAGCTCCAGTGAGTCCAGCTCCTCTGACAGCGAAGACTCCGAAACAG GTCCTGCCTAA